In Pelagicoccus sp. SDUM812003, the genomic stretch CCCGTGGAAGTCGGATTCGCGCTCCGCGTCGCGACCGTATTTGAGCGTCATCAATTGAAAGAGACTGCCGCTGAGGTCGACCATCTGGCGGGCCAGCTCCTTGTTTTCCGCCACCTGTTCGCCGATGATGGCGCCGGCAAGAAGGCCGATCTGTCCCCACTGCTGCTTGAGGGCCTGTTGAGAGGCGTGACGAGCCTCCACATGGGTGATCTCATGCCCGATGACCACCGCGAGCTGAGCTTCGTTGTTCAAGTGGGCGAGCAGACCGCGCGTGACGTAAACGAAGCCGCCCGGAAGGGCGAAGGCGTTGACCACCGGAGAATCGAGAACACGAAAGACGAAATCCGTATCCTGATAGATTTCGGGTGTATCCTCTTGATGGAAAGCGCTTTTCTCAAGCAGATCGTGGCCGATCCCCTTCACGTACTCGGAGAGGCCGTCGTCTGGGTAGAGGCCCATTTGCTGCACGATTTCCGTGTCCGACTTCTTTCCCAGCGCCAGTTCCTGGTCCCAGGTGTAGGCGTAGTATCCTGTTTTCCCGGTGTAGAGGCTGGGCTCGGTGGCGCAGCCGCTGAAGAGGAGAATCGAGGTGATTAGGAGCGACGAAAACGCGATTAGGCGAGATTTCATGGGCAACGTCAGACAGATGGTTTGCGGTCAGGTTCGGAGGTCGAAATTTGCAAAATCAGCCCTGTCGGTCAACGCACGACTGAGGGGGCTCACTTTTTTGAAATTCTTGCAGCAAAGGGTTGACAAGACCCCCACAAACCGACTTCTTCCGTGTCCATTCTTGCCCTGTAGCTCAGTGGTAGAGCAGGTGGCTGTTAACCACTTGGTCGCTGGTTCGAGTCCAGCCGGGGCAGCCATTTTTTCTTGAAACCGTCCATCCAGGGACGGCTTTTTTGTGTCCTGACAGCGCCAGCGACTGGACGAAGAACCAGCGAAGCGATTCGTTACCGAGGAGCGCCGCGACGACAGCGCGCAGCGCCCATCCAGCCGGGGCAGCCATTTTTTCTTGAAACCGTCCGTCCGGGGACGGCTTTTTTGTATCCTGACAGCGCCAGCGACTGGACGAAGAACCAGCGAAGCGGTTCGTTACCGAGGAGCGCCGCGACGACAGCGCGCAGCGCCCATCCAGCCGGGGCAGCCATTTTTCCCAGAAACCGTCCATCCAGGGACGGCTTTTTTGTGTCCTGACAGCGCCAGCGACTGGACGAAGAACCAGCGAAGCGGTTCCAAGGTGGAACGGCTCGTCCTCGAGACGTTCAGAGCCGCGCTCCGTTCACGAGGCGTCGATCGAATACGAACTAGCCTCCTCGGAGGGTGACCGTTTTCGAACGCGCCCGGAGGTCGCGTTCCACCTTGGACTCTTGCTTCGTCTGCTGTGACTGGGGAGGAGCTACGACTTGTAGTGGTCGAGCATGATATTGTATTTCTTCACCCGCAGGCCCATTTTGCGTTCGCTGATGCCGAGGCGACGGGAGGCTTCGGCCATGTTGCTGCCGGTGTCCTTGAGCGAATCGACGATCATCTCGCGTTCCAGGGCTTCGATGGCGTCGGCCAGGGTGGCTTCCTCGTTTCGCTCCTTGGGGGACTTCTTTTGCAGCGTCGGGGGCAGGTGATGGGTTTTGACTGACTGCCCTTTGGCAAGCAGCACGGCCCGCTCCATGCAGTTTTCCAGTTCGCGCACGTTGCCTGGCCAATGGTAGCTCATGAGCAAATCGATAGCGGCGCTGGAGATGCGGATAGGCGTCTTTCGCTGACGTTTGGAATATTTTTCGATGAAGTGGTCGCAGAGCAGCAGCACGTCGCATTTGCGTTCGCGAAGAGGTGGCATGTAGATGGGGAAGACGTTGAGCCGGTAGTAAAGGTCTTCGCGAAAGGTTCCGTTGGCCATCATCTCTTCGAGATCCCTGCTGGTGGCGGCGATGACGCGCACGTCGGTTCGCTGGGTGGTTTGGCTGCCGACGCGCTCGAACTCCTTTTCCTGCAGCACCCGCAGCAGTTTCACCTGAGTGGCGAGCGAGATGTCTCCGATCTCGTCTAGGAAAATGGTTCCGCCGTCCGCCAGTTCGAAACGTCCCTTGCGCATGGAAAGGGCGCCGGTGAAGGCTCCTTTCTCGTGGCCGAAGAGCTCGCTTTCGATGATGGAGTCAGGCAGGGCGGCGCAGTTGAATTTCACGAAGGGCTTCTTCACTCGGTCGCTTTTTTCGTGAAGCGCTTTCGCCACCAGTTCCTTGCCGGTGCCACTTTCGCCGCGTATCAGAACTGTGGTTACGCTGCGAGCGACCTGATCGATGTGATAGTAGACCGAGCGCATCGCTCCGGAATTGCCGATCATGCCGTCCGGTCGGAAGCTTTTCTCTACCGCCTCCTGCAAGCGGTCGTTTTCTTCGCGCAAGCTCTGGATCTGCTCGCTGGCGTCTTGCCGAACGCGCGCCGCTTGGGCGATGATGGAGGCGATCATGGAGAGCAGTCTCAAATCCGCTTCCCATCCAAATCTGGGGTCGTGCTGCCGTTCGATGCTAAGGGTGCCGATAGCTTCCTCCTCGAATTTCATGGGAACGCACATCAGGCCGGTCCTAGGAGCGAGTTGAAGGCTTTGTATCAGATTTTCAGATACACCGTTCTCTTCAGCCCAAACCGCGAGGTCTGGCACGACCACAGGCTCTCGTTTCTCCATGGCGCGTTCCAACCGGTCGCCGATGATTTCCAGGTAGTCTTCGGGTGTGAAGTCCCTCGGCAAGCCCACCGCTTCTGAAAGAAGTAGCCCACCGGTGTCCCGGTTTCGAATGGCGATGGTGCCGCGTTCTAGACCCATCCAGTCGCGCAGTCGGTGAAGCACGGGGCTGACGACCTCGGTGAGATCGAAGCTCTTTTCGAGGGTTTGGCTGATGGCGAACATCATTCCGAGTTCGCGGACGGATCGGCAGTTGACGCCGGTCGAACGATTCAACAGCTCAAGCGATGGCCCCTCACGGGCCAGGGCGCATCCCCCCACTTGACAGTTTGTATCGTGATTCATGATACCTGCTAGAAGAGCTAATTCTGCGCCTCGACAAGCTTCTGCTTAATGCTGGGCACAGTGTTCAGGAACGCTTATTCGAAGCATAAGTCGGGCCTAAGGATCTAACGGTTTTCCAATCCTACCAAAACGTAGGATTTGGTCCTACATTTGACGTGAATGTAGGATTCTCGGGCCGGTTTTTTCGAGGGGAAACCCGATGTTAAAATAGAGATAAAAATTTTAAAACGCTCATGTGCAATGTGTTGCATGGGTCCAGGTGCGAGGTGGCACGGATGATGATTAAGGAAGGCGTCAACAACGACATCCAGCAAACTTAACGAAGGCACATCTTATGACAGCTACAATTGAAGCACCTGAAGCAAGCAAGACCACCGAGAAGAGAATGCGCAAAGTCGCAATCTACGGAAAGGGAGGCATTGGAAAATCTACCACCACTCAGAACACCGTCGCCGCCCTTGCCGAAATGGGCAAGAAGGTGATGGTTGTTGGTTGCGATCCGAAAGCGGACTCGACTCGACTATTGCTCGGCGGTCTCGCCCAGCGTTCCGTACTCGACACCCTCCGCGAAGAAGGCGAGGACGTAGAGCTCGAAGACATCCGTTCCGACGGATTCTGCAACAGCCTCTGCGTGGAGTCCGGCGGTCCCGAGCCAGGAGTTGGCTGTGCCGGTCGCGGTATCATCACTTCCATCAACATGCTCGAGCAGCTCGGCGCCTATGATGGCGACCAAGGACTCGACTACGTTTTCTACGACGTGCTCGGCGACGTGGTTTGCGGCGGATTCGCCATGCCGATTCGCGAAGGCAAGGCGGAAGAAATCTACATCGTTTGCTCCGGCGAAATGATGGCGATGTACGCGGCCAACAACATCTCCAAGGGAATCCTGAAGTTCGCGGAAACCGGCGTGGTACGCCTCGGCGGCTTGATCTGCAACAGTCGTAACTGCGACCGCGAAGCGGAAATGATCGAGGAGTTCGCCCGTCGTCTCGGCACGCAAATGATCCACTTCGTACCTCGCGACAACGACGTGCAACGCGCGGAGATCAATCGCAAGACCGTGATCGATTGGAATCCGGACTGCAACCAGGCCAACGAGTATCGTCAGCTCGCTCAGAAGATCGACGAGAACCGCATGACAGTCATCCCGACTCCTCTCGAAATCGAAGAGTTGGAAAGTCTGCTCATGGAATACGGCCTCTTCAAGTAAACCTCTACTCCGCAGAACAAGAGAGCCTCCGTTTTAGCCGCTGCGTCGCAGTGGCCCGGCTCCCTAGCGCAAACCGTTAACCAGTTAACACCTATTTTGTATGTCAGAAGAAACTACAAATAACGAAAGCCCAATGGGGCCACATGGGCCATCTGCGGCGGAAGCTCGCGAGAAGATGTTGGAGGCCTACCCACGCAAGACTCAACGCAAGCGTGGCAAGCAGATGCTTGTAAACGAGTCGCCATCGACTCCAGCGGAGATCGGTGCCAACAGCCGAACCGTTCCAGGTATTATCACGCAACGTGGTTGTTCCTACGCAGGATGTAAAGGGGTGGTCATCGGACCGATCTACGACATCCTCCATATCACTCACGGCCCGATCGGCTGTGGATTCTATAGCTGGCTCTCCCGTCGCAACATGACGAAGATCCGGGCCGAAGGCGAAACCAACTACCTGCAGTATTCAATGTCTACTGACATGCAGGAGGACCACATCGTCTTCGGCGGAGAGAAGCAGCTCGCTCAGGCCATTCAGGAAGCGTACGACGAGTTCAAGCCCAAGGCGATCTCGGTTTATGCGACTTGTCCGGTCGGTTTGATCGGTGACGACATTCACTCGGTCTGCCGCACCATGAAGGAGAAGCTTGGTATCAACATCTTCGGCTTCTCTTGCGAAGGATACAAAGGCGTTTCCCAGTCCGCTGGTCACCACATCGCCAACAACGGCGTGTTCAAGCACATGATCGGTTTGGATGACTCTCCAGTAGAGCACAAGTACAAGATCAACATCCTGGGCGAATACAACATCGGTGGAGACGCTTGGGAAATTGATCGCATCTTCGCTCGCTGCGGTATCAAGATTATCGGTACGCTATCGGGTGGTGTGAGCTACGGCGATATTTGCAACTGTCATATGGCCGACCTAAACGTGGTCATGTGCCACCGTTCCATCAACTACATGGCGGAGATGATGGAAACGAAGTTCGGCATTCCCTGGTTCAAGGTGAATTTCATCGGACTCGAGGGTACCAAGAAGTCGCTGCGCAAGATCGCTCAATATTTCGGCGACAAGGAACTCATCGACAAGGTCGAGGAAGTCATCGCCGCGGAGATGGCGGAGGTCCGTCCAATCATCAACGATGTGAAGACTCGCACGACCGGCAAGACCGCAGCCCTCTTCGTGGGAGGCAGTCGCGCTCACCACTATCAGGATCTCTTCGAAGATATGGACATGAAGGTGATCGCCGCCGGTTACGAGTTCGCCCACCGGGACGACTACGAAGGTCGCGACGTGCTGCCGAACATCAAGATCGACGCGGACAGCCGAAACATCGAGGAGCTCGAAGTGGAAGCCGATCCTGAGCGCTTCAATCTTCGCAAGACGGTGGATCGCAAGAAGTCCCTAGAGGACTCGGGATTCAGCTTCAGCGATTACGAAGGCATGATGCGTCAGATGAAAAAGGATACGCTGGTCATCGACGACATCTCTCACCACGAGCTCGAAAAGCTCATCGAGTTCTACAAGCCGGACGTGATCGGATCAGGTATCAAGGACAAGTACGTCATCGAGAAGATGGGTGTACCCTGTAAGCAACTACACTCCTACGACTATGGAGGACCTTATGCCGGATTCAAGGGCGCGATCAACTTCTTCAAGGAGATCGATCGCATGACTTCCACCAAAGTCTGGAAACTGACGCGTGCTCCTTGGCACGCCGGAGCCGGCGAATCTCCCGCATCGGAGGAGAAGGTCCCCGCTACGGTTTAGTCGGTTCAGCGAACAACAATCAATAAGGAGATTTCTTCCATGTTAGACGGAACCACAGCTGAAATTCGCGAGCGCAAGGCGCTGCGCATCAATCCGGCAAAAACCTGTCAGCCTATCGGCGCCATGTACGCGGCGCTAGGGGTGAACAAGTGTATGCCGCACTCCCACGGGTCGCAGGGGTGCTGCGCTTATCACCGCAGCCATTTGACTCGTACCTACAAGGAGCCAGTCGTTGCCACCACCAGCTCCTTCACCGAAGGCGCCTCGGTATTCGGTGGCTTGGCGAACCTGCAGACCGCCCTCGATAACATCTTCACCATCTACAATCCGGATATCGTGGCGGTTCACACCACTTGCTTGTCCGAGGTGATTGGCGACGACATTCCGATGATTATCAAGAAGTCGATCGAAAGCGGCAAGATTCCCGAGGGCAAGACTGTCATTCACGCCAATACGCCGAGCTTCGCTGGCAGTCACGTCACGGGTTATGCCAATCAGTTGGAAGCCTTCGTGAAGTACCTGTCGGAATCGACCGTCGAGGAGAAGAAAAACGTTATCAATCTCTTTCCGGGATTCGTCGACCCGTCCGACATGCGTGAGATCAAGCGTCTCGCCAGCCTAGTTGGCGTAGAGTTCATCATGGCCACGGATACCTCCGATGTCCTGGACTCGCCAGCCGACGGAAGCTACCACATGTATCCAGATGGTGGTACAAAGATCGCCGAACTGAAGGCCATGGGCGATAGCTTCCTTTCTTTGGGGCTTGGTCCAACGGGTACTGAAGCCGGTACGAAAGCCTTGGAAAAGAAGTGCAACGTTCCGTTCAAGACCTTGGCTCTCCCGATCGGAGTATCCGCTACGGACGAGTTCGTCGATGCCCTCCGGCTCGCTGGCGATACCTCAGTGCCAACCGAGCTCGAGTACGAGCGCGGCCGCTTGGTGGACATGATCAGCGATATGTCGCAGTATCTGCACAACAAGAAGGTGGCGATCTTCGGGGATCCCGACCACCTCGATAGCATGGTCAGGTTCCTGGTGGAAATTGGCATGGAGCCAGCCATCGTTATCACGGGAACACCTGGCAAGAAGTGGGAGCGCCAGATGAAGGAGCTCCTCCCTAACGCTGAAGTGAGAGCCTTCTCCGATATGCACTACATGCATCAGTGGATGAAGAACAACTCAGTGGATCTTCTCATTGGCAACACCTACGGCAAACTGGTTGCCAAGGCGGAAAACATTCCGTTCGTACGCTTCGGCTTCCCGATCCTCGACCGGGTAGGCCACCGGGCGTTCCCTTTTGTTGGATACGTCGGAGCGATGCGCCTCATCGAGAAGATCACCGATCAGTTCTTCGACAAGCGCGACCGTGAGGATCCAGATCACGAGACCGAGCTAATCTTCTAGCCTTTTAGTTAGTTATGCGAGCAGGGGGAGCCGACGGAGACGGTTCGGGCCATATTGCTCCCCCTGCACCCGCATACTGAATACGCCGCCATCCCTTCATCTTTTTGCCAACCATCCTATGAACGATTCCATTTCCAAAGCCCTTATCGACCAGGCCAATCACGAGCTCTATGCGGCTCATTGCTACCACGCCATGTCGATCTGGTGCGAAACTAAAGACTACAGCGGCTTTGCCAAGTTCTTCGCCGAACAAGCGACTGAAGAACGCGAGCACGCGGAGAAATTTATAGATCACGTCATAGATAGAGGCGGATTTCCGGCTCTGACATCGATCGCTGTTCCACAAACTGAATACGGCTCGCTGAGCGAAATCGCTCTCAAGGCCGAGGAGCTCGAGAAAGCCAATTCGAACGCGATCAAGAAGTGCTACGAGATTTCGTTGGAGACGAAGGACTACGAGTCTCAGCGCATGCTACTTTGGTTCATAGACGAGCAGGTTGAAGAGGAAGCGTGGACCGAGAAAATGGTGACTCTGGTCAAGCGAATGGAGTGCCCCGGCGCTGCCTACAGTTTGGACAGGCACATCATCAAGGAGCTCGCTTCCGATGAATGACGGTTAGGAACGGGGATGGAGAGGGAAACAGTTTGTTCTGAGAGAAGGAGTTATCAGAAAATGAATACGGGAGATCCAACAGGAGGCATACAGGTCTTGTCTGATCGTTCAGATCAGGTCTGGACCAAAGGGTCCGGAAAGGCGTTTGTCTGCGACAAGAAAAGCGCTGCCGGATCAGTGACTCAACGGGCCTGCGCCTTCTGTGGATCTCGCGTTGTTCTGTATCCCATCGCGGATGCTCTGCACATCGTGCATGGGCCCATCGGATGCGCGGTTTATAACTGGGATATCCGAGGAGCGCTCTCCTCCGGACCGCAGCTGCACCGCAACAGTTTTTCTACGGACCTCGCGGAAAAGGAGGTCGTTTTCGGAGGTGAAAAGAAGCTCAAGGCATCGCTCATCGAGCTGATTGACTACTACAAGCCCAAGGCGGCCTTCGTTTATTCCACCTGCATCGTTGGCGTCATCGGCGATGATGTGGAGGCGATTTGCAAAGTCGTTACCAAGGAAACCGGAATCGATGTCATTCCCGTCGACTCGCCAGGTTTCAAAGGAACGAAGCGTAGCGGGTACCAAGCCGCTTGCGAAGCCGCGTATCGACTGGTAGGAACAGGAAGTACGGAAAATCTCGGCAAGTACACCATCAATTTGATGGGCGAGTTCAACATCGCTGGCGAAGCCTGGATGATTCGTCGCTATTTCGAGCAAATCGGTATCGAGGTTGTGGCTACGATTACCGGAGATGGGCGGGTCGATGACCTGCGCCGCTGTCACGGAGCGAAGCTCAACCTGGTGCAGTGTTCCGGCTCCATGACTCATTTGGCCAAGCTGCTGAAGGACGAGCACGGCATTCCCATGCAGCGCGTTTCCTTCTTCGGATTTGAGGATACGGCGCGAGCCATCTACGCAGCAGCGGAATTCTTCGGTGATCCGGAGATCATGCGCAAGGCCCAGGAACTGGTTCGCAGCGAGATCGCGAAGTTCGCGCCCCAGATTCGTGACTACAAGAAGAAGCTGAAAGGTAAGAAGGCGGCCCTGTATGTCGGCGGCGCTTTCAAGGCTTTTTCCTTGGTGCTGGCGCTTCGAGCCCTTGGCATGAAAACGGTGCTTGCGGGTACGCAGACCGGCAGCGCCGAAGATTACGAGCAGCTCAAGGAGATTTGCGACGAAGGCACCGTGATCGTGGATGACTCGAATCCATTGGAGCTGGCGAAATTCGTCATCGAAAAGGACGTCGATCTCTTTATCGGCGGAGTTAAGGAGCGGCCGGTCGCCTACAAGTTGGGAGTCGCCTTCTGCGATCACAATCACGAGCGCAAGATCCCCTTGGCCGGATTCGAGGGCATGCTGAGCTTTGCGGAAGAAGTCGCAGCCAGCGTTCTGAGTCCCGTTTGGAAATTTGTTCCCAGACGGGAGGCTCTAGCAGTCGCCGCGTTTGAGGAAGCGAGGAAAGGAGAGGGAAAATGATTTCGGGAATGGAGCACAAGAATCCGGATTTGTTCACCGTATCGGGAGTACGGGTACAAGGGGCGCCGCCTGAAGCGGCAACGCGAAACGCATGCAAGCTTTGCAGTCCGCTCGGAGCGGCGATGGTATTCAATGGCATCCGCGGCTGCCTGCCGTTTTTGCACGGCAGTCAGGGCTGTGCGACCTACATACGCCGCTACATGATCAGCCACTTTCGCGAGCCGGTGGACATCGCCTCGTCGAGCTTCACGGAAGATGACGCTATCTTCGGCGGAGCCCGGAATTTCGAAAACGGGGTGGAGAATGTGATCGCCCAGTACTCGCCCGAATGCGTCGGGGTGGCGACCACCTGCCTTTCCGAAACCATCGGCGAGAACATGATCGGCATGATCAAAGACTTTCAAAAGAACCATGCTGATAAAGGACCTCCTTTGATCCATGTATCCACTCCTGCTTACACCGGGACGCACAGCGATGGATACTACGCGGCCATTCGCGAGGTAGTGGCGGCGTTCGCTGAGCCCTGCAAGGAACGCGATGTAACGCGGGTCAACATTCTTCCCGCCATGATGTCCTGCGAGGATCTTCGCCACCTGAGGGAGCTTTGCACGATATACGGTCTTGAAGCGACGGTTCTGCCGGACTATTCCACGCGACTGGAAGGCAGCAGTTGGGGAGAGTACAATCGCATCCCGCCCGGAGGCACATCGATCGATGAGATCAAGAGCATGGGCGATGCGGCGGCCACCATTGAATTTGGTCACCTCGTTGCCAACCGAATCGATTCTGCCGGAATGCTTTTGGAAAAGCGTTCCGGTAGCAGACGGCATGCCCTTGGCTGGCCCATCGGTATCAAGTTAAGCGACCAGCTGTTCACTTCCTTGGCTATCGTATCCGGAAAGCGGATGCCGGAATCGATCGCTTTTGACCGCGGCCGGGTGGTGGACGCTTATGTGGACGCCCACAAGTATGTTTCCGGAAAGAAGGCGGTGGTGTACGGTGAGCCGGATCTGGTGATCGGCCTTGCGTCCTTCCTCAGCGAGATCGGCATTCGCCCAGTGGTTTGCGCCACCGGCTCGAAGGGAAAGGGCTGGAAAGATCTGATTGCTAGCGAGATCGAAGGCGGCATGGAAGACGTGTTGGCCCTCAGTGGAGCCGACCACGCCAAGATCGCCGAGGCGGCGCGCGAGGTGAAACCTGATCTGCTGCTGGGCTCAAGCAAAGGATACCCGTTGGCTCGCGAATTGAACGTGCCGTTGGTGCGTATCGGTTTTCCCATACACGACAGATTTGGCGGTCAGCGACAACTGAGCGTAGGCTATCGAGGCACGCTGGCTCTCTTCGATCGGCTGGTGAATGCAGTGATGGAGAGCAAGCAGGAGGATTCGAAGACCGGATACAGCTATCTGTAGTGAGAATTGAACGACGAATATGGAGCGATAGAGAAAAATGGAAGCGATAGAGAAAACACCACCGACACCTGAAGCCATCAACCTGGATAACCATCCTTGTTTTAACCGCGAGGCCTGTTCGTCCTTTGGACGCGTGCATCTGCCGGTGGCTCCCAAGTGCAACATAATGTGCAACTACTGCAATCGCGACTACGATTGCGTAAACGAGAGTCGCCCCGGTGTGACATCCACCGTGCTCTCTCCCGGTCAGGCTTTGGCCTACCTGGAGAAGATCATGGAAAAGCGACAGGACATTGCAGTGGTCGGAATCGCCGGACCGGGCGATCCCTTCGCCAATCCGGAGGAAACCATGGAAACCTTCCGCTTGGTTCGTCAGCGTTTTCCCAGCATGATTCTTTGCTTGTCCACCAATGGACTGGGCTTGACCGAGGATTACGTGAAAGAGCTGGCCGAGCTAAAGGTCAGCCACGTTACCATCACCATGAACGCTACCGATCCCGAGGTAGCTGGACAGGTCTATGCTTGGGCGCGGCACGAGAAGCGGATCTTTCGCGGAACGCAGGCCGGCGAATTGATGATATCCAAGCAGCTGCAAGCGATCCGCTGGATCAAGCAGTATGGTATGATCGCCAAGGTGAACTCCATCATCGTGCCAGGCATCAACGACGAGCACATTCCGGAGATCGCCAAAGAAGTCGGCTCCATGGGCGCGGATATCATGAATTGTATCCCACTTCTCCCTACAGCGGATACAGCCTTCGAGCATCTGCCGGAACCGGACGCCAAGATGCGTTTCGCTCTTCGTCTCAAATGTGGCGAGCACATGAACCAGATGACGCATTGCGCTCGCTGTCGGGCGGATGCCATCGGCAAGCTGAGCGAGCCCATGCAGGACGAAGCGTTCGAACTGATTCAGAGCTGCGCCAAGCTGCCTCTCAACCCGCAGCAGGAACGCCCTTGCGTCGCGGTCGCGACCCGTGAAGGAATGCTGGTGAATCAGCACCTTGGCGAAGCGGAAGTCTTTTCCATCTACCGCGTCGATCCCGAGGATGAGGAGGAATTCGAGTTTGTGGAAACGCGTCCGGCGCCACCGCTCGGCGGTCGTGACGATCGCTGGGCGCAGTTGGCCGAGTCGCTCAAAGACTGCCGGGCCTTGTTGGCCGCGGCTGCAGGTCCATCGCCGAAAGAGTCGCTCAAGAAGGCGGGCATCAAGGTGATCGAGATGGAGGGCATGGTCGATGTCGGTCTATCCCACGTTTTCCATGGCGAAGAACTGCCTCCCACGCTGATGCGCAGTTTCAAAAGCTGCGGGGCAGGCGTCACCTGTGGCGGCGACGGAACCGGATGCGGCTGATTGTGAAGAGTTTTATACCCAAATAGTGAATACTTAAAATCAAGAATCTAAGATCATGAATAAGCCAGAACATCATCTGTTTATCTGTGGCAGCGCTCGGGCGAACGGGGAACTGAAAGGCGTCTGCTGCAACAAGGAGTCGATCGATCTCCTTTCCTACACCCAAAGCGAGGTCCAAGACCGCATGCTCGGTGGGGTGGAAGTCTCCATGACCGGCTGCTTGAACATGTGCACGCGCGGTCCGGTGGTCATCGACTACCCAAGCGGCAACTTCTACGAAAAGGTGACCGAGGAGCTCATCGACGAGATCCTTGACGCGATCGAAGAGGGCGAGGTTTGCCAGACCAATCTGATTAAGGACTAAGCGCCGAGGAGCGAGAAAACCTCATGGAGCGTAATCAACATTTCCTGATCGATACGACCTTGCGCGATGGAGAGCAAGCCGCAGGGGTGGCGTTTCGCTTGGAAGACAAAAAGTCTATCGCCTTGCAGCTGGCGGCCCTTGGGGTGCCGGAGCTGGAGGTAGGCATTCCCGCTATGGGCGATGACGAGATCGCTCATATCCGTTCGCTTGTTGATCTGAAGCTGCCCTGCCGTATTCTGACATGGGGCAGGGCTTGCAAGGACGATGTGGACGCGGCAGCTCATACCGGTGCCGACGGCTTTCACTTCTCACTGCCTGCGAGTTCCATCCACCAGCGCATCTGGGCGAAAGACGAGGATTGGGTCTTCGATCAAATGGAGAGAATTGCCCGCCTGGCCGAAAACCGATTTAAGTACTTTTGCGTCGGAGCTCAGGACGCGTCACGAGCTGATCGCGGCTTTCTGCAGGACTTTGCATTGATGGCTCAATCGCTTGGCGCGCGCCGCATCCGATTAGCGGATACGACTGGTTGCCTCAATCCTTTTTCCACTGCGGAAA encodes the following:
- a CDS encoding radical SAM protein, giving the protein MEAIEKTPPTPEAINLDNHPCFNREACSSFGRVHLPVAPKCNIMCNYCNRDYDCVNESRPGVTSTVLSPGQALAYLEKIMEKRQDIAVVGIAGPGDPFANPEETMETFRLVRQRFPSMILCLSTNGLGLTEDYVKELAELKVSHVTITMNATDPEVAGQVYAWARHEKRIFRGTQAGELMISKQLQAIRWIKQYGMIAKVNSIIVPGINDEHIPEIAKEVGSMGADIMNCIPLLPTADTAFEHLPEPDAKMRFALRLKCGEHMNQMTHCARCRADAIGKLSEPMQDEAFELIQSCAKLPLNPQQERPCVAVATREGMLVNQHLGEAEVFSIYRVDPEDEEEFEFVETRPAPPLGGRDDRWAQLAESLKDCRALLAAAAGPSPKESLKKAGIKVIEMEGMVDVGLSHVFHGEELPPTLMRSFKSCGAGVTCGGDGTGCG
- a CDS encoding (2Fe-2S) ferredoxin domain-containing protein gives rise to the protein MNKPEHHLFICGSARANGELKGVCCNKESIDLLSYTQSEVQDRMLGGVEVSMTGCLNMCTRGPVVIDYPSGNFYEKVTEELIDEILDAIEEGEVCQTNLIKD
- a CDS encoding nitrogenase component 1, encoding MISGMEHKNPDLFTVSGVRVQGAPPEAATRNACKLCSPLGAAMVFNGIRGCLPFLHGSQGCATYIRRYMISHFREPVDIASSSFTEDDAIFGGARNFENGVENVIAQYSPECVGVATTCLSETIGENMIGMIKDFQKNHADKGPPLIHVSTPAYTGTHSDGYYAAIREVVAAFAEPCKERDVTRVNILPAMMSCEDLRHLRELCTIYGLEATVLPDYSTRLEGSSWGEYNRIPPGGTSIDEIKSMGDAAATIEFGHLVANRIDSAGMLLEKRSGSRRHALGWPIGIKLSDQLFTSLAIVSGKRMPESIAFDRGRVVDAYVDAHKYVSGKKAVVYGEPDLVIGLASFLSEIGIRPVVCATGSKGKGWKDLIASEIEGGMEDVLALSGADHAKIAEAAREVKPDLLLGSSKGYPLARELNVPLVRIGFPIHDRFGGQRQLSVGYRGTLALFDRLVNAVMESKQEDSKTGYSYL